The following are encoded in a window of Candidatus Eisenbacteria bacterium genomic DNA:
- a CDS encoding GTP-binding protein produces the protein MSKARFERKKPHVNVGTIGHVDHGKTTLTSAITMYLAKRGLA, from the coding sequence ATGTCAAAGGCTCGGTTTGAGCGGAAGAAGCCGCACGTTAATGTTGGGACGATAGGGCACGTGGATCATGGGAAGACGACGTTGACAAGTGCGATAACGATGTATTTGGCGAAGCGGGGGTTGGCGA